One Syntrophorhabdaceae bacterium DNA segment encodes these proteins:
- a CDS encoding AtpZ/AtpI family protein: MLEKDGNLMDMTIQNSKKDVVRSLLSYSSLGLEMGLSVAIGIAIGYFLDSFFKTSPYLTIIFMIFGVTAAMKTIFTLLKKVKKDNERDNHQ, encoded by the coding sequence ATGTTAGAAAAAGACGGAAATCTGATGGACATGACAATTCAGAACAGTAAGAAGGATGTGGTCAGATCTCTTTTGAGTTACAGCTCACTGGGATTAGAGATGGGCCTGTCCGTTGCCATCGGAATTGCCATTGGCTACTTCCTGGATTCGTTTTTTAAAACATCACCGTACCTGACGATTATCTTTATGATCTTTGGCGTCACTGCGGCGATGAAAACTATATTCACGCTTTTGAAAAAGGTTAAAAAGGACAATGAAAGAGACAACCATCAATGA